A single Pedobacter sp. PACM 27299 DNA region contains:
- a CDS encoding alpha/beta hydrolase, whose translation MLHELQKNADLGRTNRFILAGDSDGAHIAAQSAHLIYNGKYSELIQIKPAIHPQQLSGLILYCGPFDTSLVNLAGDFSGFLNTILWAYSGKKNLDAAVFKTASLINYITKDYPATFISAGNEDPLLPQSVALARKLKLLKVPVDTLFFKSNHQPSLPHEYQFNLDSKEGRLALSRSLECLKKLNKL comes from the coding sequence TTGCTTCATGAACTTCAAAAAAATGCGGATCTGGGTAGGACCAATCGCTTCATTCTTGCCGGGGATTCCGATGGTGCACATATTGCTGCTCAATCTGCACATCTCATTTACAATGGTAAATACTCAGAATTAATACAGATCAAGCCGGCAATCCATCCACAGCAATTGTCCGGATTAATATTATATTGTGGACCTTTTGATACCAGTTTAGTGAATTTGGCAGGAGACTTTAGTGGCTTCTTAAATACTATTTTATGGGCATATAGCGGTAAGAAAAACTTAGACGCAGCCGTATTCAAAACTGCATCGCTAATCAATTATATCACAAAAGACTATCCTGCAACTTTTATTTCCGCTGGAAACGAAGATCCACTGCTTCCACAATCAGTAGCATTGGCCAGAAAATTAAAGCTTTTGAAAGTTCCTGTTGATACACTTTTCTTTAAAAGCAATCATCAGCCTTCTTTACCTCATGAGTACCAGTTCAATCTGGATAGCAAAGAAGGTAGACTTGCACTCAGCCGTTCTCTGGAATGCCTTAAAAAGCTAAACAAGTTGTAA